The genomic stretch GATTATCAAAAAGAAGAAACCCATAATTTAACATTAAGAATTACAGCTGATGATTACAACATTCAATTATTAATTGATAAATTTAATGAGTAAGCGAGGAAAAAATGTATCAAAAAATTAAATTAAAAGACCAAATTATTCAAGATGCAATTAACAGTGAACTAACTCGCCAAGAAGATCATATTGAATTAATTGCTAGTGAAAATTATGTTTCAGAAGATGTTTTAAAAGCACAAGGGAGTGTTTTAACAAATAAATACGGTGAAGGTTATCCTGGTAAAAGATACTACGGAAGTTGTGAAAATGTCGATATTGTGGAACAAGCTGCAATCGATCGTTTAAAAGAACTTTTTCAAGTTAAATACGCTAATGTTCAACCTTATTCAGGGAGTGTTGCTAATGCAGCGGCAATAGCAAGTGTTGTTTCAAGTGGTGGTAAAATTATGGGACTTTCACTTAACTGTGGTGGACATTTAACTCACGGGTATAAAATTAGTTTTAGTGGAATTTTTTATGACTCAATTACTTATGAACTTGGTGAAGATGATAAATTAGATTATGATGCAATTGAAAAACAAGCAATGCTTGAAAAACCAAATTTAATTATTTGTGGTTATTCAGCTTATTCACGAACAATTGATTTTAAACGCTTTCGTGAAATAGCTGACAAATGTGGTGCTAAATTAATGGCTGATATTGCACATATTGCAGGTTTAATAGTAGCTGGTGAACACCCATCACCAGTTGGTTATGCTGATATTATTACATCGACAACTCATAAAACACTTCGTGGTGGTCGTGGGGGAATCATTATGACTAATGACGAGCAATTAGCAACTAAAATTAATCGTTGAGTATTCCCTGGATATCAAGGGGGACCTCTCTTTCATGCTATTGCAGGAAAAGCGATTGCTTTTTACGAAGCACTTCAACCACAATTTAAAGAATATGCTCGTAAAATCAGAACTAATTCTGCTGAATTTTGCCAACACTTTATTGATAAAGGTGTCAAAATCATTAGTGGTGGAACAGATAATCATCTTTTTATGATTAATGTTTTAGAATCATACGGAATTAACGGAAAACAAGCTGAGAATTTCTTAGAAAAAATTAACATTACAATTAATAAAAATACTATTCCTTTTGATAAATTAAGTCCAAATTTAGGAAGCGGAATTCGTTTAGGAACAGCTGCTATGACAAGTAGAAACTTTACTAAATGAAAAGAATTAGCTAATATTATTGATTATTCTTTACGTAATTTAACATTCTTAGAATCCAATTCCGAAGAAGCACTTTACAAAGTATCTGAGCTTAAAAAAGAAGTGCTTGCTTTAACTAAGGAATTTCCAATTCGTAAAGATTACTTAAACTAATTATTAAGTTTTATAACCACATTTTGTGGTTATTTTTTTATTTAAGATTTAAATGATTTGAATTATTAAAAAATCACCGTATTTCTACGGTGATTTTCTCTTGATTATTTCTTTTCACTTAATTTAATAAATAATTCATCAAGTTGATGTTCTTCAACATTGCTTGGAGCATTAGTGAAAACATCCTCACTTTTTGAATTTTTAGGGAAAGCAATTACATCACGAATTGTATTTTGATTTGCTAGAATCATTAATAAACGGTCAATTCCAAGTCCAATACCACAGTGTGGAGGTACTCCATATTCAAGAGCATCAAGAAAGAATCCGAATTTATTTCTTTGAGTAGCTTCATCCATTCCGATCAATTCAAACATTTTCTTTTGAACTTTTTGGTCGTAAATTCTTGCAGAACCACTTCCTAATTCATAACCATTAAGAACTAAGTCATAACTTTTAGCACGCACTTTTTCCTTTGGCAATTTATCTAAATCTTCAAGTTTATTATCAAATTGAGTAAATGGATGGTGTGCAGCAGCTCATGAATTTGTTTCTTCATCGTACTCAAACATTGGTCAATCAACGATTCATGAAAAGTTATATTCATCTTTTGCTCATTTATATCATGAGTTAAGTTCAACTCTTAATGCACCTAATGCTTGTGAAGCATTTTCGTATTTATCAGCACAAATTAAGTAAGTTCCATTTTGATTAGTTTGTTGTTTCATTAAATTAGCAACTGCATTAGGAACTTTGTTTGCAAAGTTAGTACTTGTAATTTCGTTATTTTCGACAACAAAGTAAAATAATGCTTTCACTTTGTTTTTCTTAGCAATTTCTTCAAGAACTTTAAATTCTTTTTTGGTAATTGATTCTTCAATTTTTAAAAGTCTTTTACTTGAAGCATTTTTGATAATTACAAAATCTGTTTCATTACAAAATTCTGGAATATCTACAATAAAGTTTTCGAATCTTAAATCTGGTTTATCTGAACCATATTTACTAATACAGTCATCAAATTTTAATCTTTGGAATGGAATTTGAATTTCTACATTCATAACTTTTTTCATAAAATGTTGAAACATTTTTTCGATATAAGATTGAAAGATCTCAACATCCATAAAACTAACTTCCATATCTAATTGAGTAAATTCAGGTTGACGGTCTTTTCTAGAATCTTCATCTCTAAAACAACGTGCAATTTGATAATACTTCTCAAAACCAGCTACCATTAATAACTGTTTAAATAATTGTGGGCTTTGAGGTAAAGCAAAGAAACTATTGTAGTTTCTTGTAGGGACTAAAAAGTCTCTCGCACCTTCTGGTGTTGCTTTTGTTAAAATTGGTGTTTCAACTTCTAAGAATCCTTCACTTTGAAGAAATTCACGCATTGCAAAAATTACTTTATTTCTTAATGCAATATTTTTTTGCATAATAGGTCTTCTTAAATCTAAGAATCTATGTTTTAATCTAAGTTCTTCTTTGACTTCAATATCATCACGAACTTGGAAAGGTAATTCTTTAGCTTCTGAAAGTACTTTATATTCATCGACAATAATTTCAATTTCACCAGTTGCTATTTTGTCGTTAAAATCTTTTCTTTTAACAACTGTTCCATGAACTTCAAGAACACTTTCTTTAGAAAAACTAATTGGTTTATTAAAAACTAATTGAGTAATTCCGTATTTATCTCTAAGGTCGACAAAATTAAGCTCACCAAATCTTCTTTTGTTGGCTACTCAACCATAAAGTGTGACTTTTTGACCTTCATTTTTTAAATTAAGTTGATTATTATTAATTGTCTTATTCATTTTCAAAGACTCCTTCTATTAATTCTTCGATTTCATCAGGATCAACATTTTCAACTTGTTTATCCGCCATGAAACGAATAATATCAATAAATGATTCAGTAGTTTTAGTTACATGGATGCTATCGTTTGTAGGTAGGTGTTTTACCATTAACATTTCAGTACCGTTAACAATATCATCGCTAATTAAAATTTCTGCATTATATTTTTTAGCTTTTTCATAAACTTTTTTAGGTTTTAAAACCTTAAATTCAACTTTAATACTATCAAATACAAATCTTAAAAATAGATTTGCTAATTTGTTTAATAATAAAGCACTTTCTTCACTATGACTTGCTGCTAAATAAATTAAATGATTATTGAGTGAATTTTCGATTTCATATGCATTCAATATATTTTCTTTAAAAATGCTAATTAAACGATCAACACCAAGAGCAAAACCGATACTTGATAATTCTGGTCCATCAAGTTCTTTAATTAAATTATTGTATCTTCCACCTCCAATAATTGTTCCTTGGCTTCCTGTGTTTTTGGAAGTAGATACAAATTCAAAAACTATCTCATCATAATAATCAAGACCTCTAACAAGTTCATTACTAATTTCAAAATCTACACAAAGTATTTCAAGATATTCGGTTAATTTTTTGAAATATTCTTTTGATTCTGGTGAAAGAAAGTCTTTAATTTTAGGTGCATTTTTAATAAATTTGTGTTTTGAGTCCATTTTATCATCCAAAATTCTTAAAACACCACCTTTTTCTAATCTTTGTTGTGAAATTTGATTTAATTGGTCTTTGTAAGGTAATAAATATTCTTTTAAAGCTTTTTCGTAATTTTTTCTAGTTTCTTTATCACCGATGCAATTAATGATTAACTTAGATTCAATATTTAGACCAAGTAATAAAAAGTATGCTGCAAAAATTAATTCTGCATCTTTTACATAATTTTTTTCAGCAACAAATTCAAATCCTGCTTGGTAAAATTGTCTATAACGCCCTTTTTGCGGTTGTTCATAACGAAACATTGGACCAAAATAAGCGAATTTATCATAATTAGCATATCATTTATTTTCAATAAGAGCACGAACGAAACTTGCTGTTCCTTCCGGTCTTAAACAAATATCCCGATCGCCCTTATCTTTAAATTCGTACATTTCTTTATT from Mycoplasmopsis gallopavonis encodes the following:
- the hisS gene encoding histidine--tRNA ligase; the protein is MLNKVKGTKDYEPIEFQVKQIIYETFWRTAKKFGYVMIETPILESSNLFKRSVGDDSDIVNKEMYEFKDKGDRDICLRPEGTASFVRALIENKWYANYDKFAYFGPMFRYEQPQKGRYRQFYQAGFEFVAEKNYVKDAELIFAAYFLLLGLNIESKLIINCIGDKETRKNYEKALKEYLLPYKDQLNQISQQRLEKGGVLRILDDKMDSKHKFIKNAPKIKDFLSPESKEYFKKLTEYLEILCVDFEISNELVRGLDYYDEIVFEFVSTSKNTGSQGTIIGGGRYNNLIKELDGPELSSIGFALGVDRLISIFKENILNAYEIENSLNNHLIYLAASHSEESALLLNKLANLFLRFVFDSIKVEFKVLKPKKVYEKAKKYNAEILISDDIVNGTEMLMVKHLPTNDSIHVTKTTESFIDIIRFMADKQVENVDPDEIEELIEGVFENE
- the glyA gene encoding serine hydroxymethyltransferase, producing MYQKIKLKDQIIQDAINSELTRQEDHIELIASENYVSEDVLKAQGSVLTNKYGEGYPGKRYYGSCENVDIVEQAAIDRLKELFQVKYANVQPYSGSVANAAAIASVVSSGGKIMGLSLNCGGHLTHGYKISFSGIFYDSITYELGEDDKLDYDAIEKQAMLEKPNLIICGYSAYSRTIDFKRFREIADKCGAKLMADIAHIAGLIVAGEHPSPVGYADIITSTTHKTLRGGRGGIIMTNDEQLATKINRWVFPGYQGGPLFHAIAGKAIAFYEALQPQFKEYARKIRTNSAEFCQHFIDKGVKIISGGTDNHLFMINVLESYGINGKQAENFLEKINITINKNTIPFDKLSPNLGSGIRLGTAAMTSRNFTKWKELANIIDYSLRNLTFLESNSEEALYKVSELKKEVLALTKEFPIRKDYLN
- the aspS gene encoding aspartate--tRNA ligase, with amino-acid sequence MNKTINNNQLNLKNEGQKVTLYGWVANKRRFGELNFVDLRDKYGITQLVFNKPISFSKESVLEVHGTVVKRKDFNDKIATGEIEIIVDEYKVLSEAKELPFQVRDDIEVKEELRLKHRFLDLRRPIMQKNIALRNKVIFAMREFLQSEGFLEVETPILTKATPEGARDFLVPTRNYNSFFALPQSPQLFKQLLMVAGFEKYYQIARCFRDEDSRKDRQPEFTQLDMEVSFMDVEIFQSYIEKMFQHFMKKVMNVEIQIPFQRLKFDDCISKYGSDKPDLRFENFIVDIPEFCNETDFVIIKNASSKRLLKIEESITKKEFKVLEEIAKKNKVKALFYFVVENNEITSTNFANKVPNAVANLMKQQTNQNGTYLICADKYENASQALGALRVELNSWYKWAKDEYNFSWIVDWPMFEYDEETNSWAAAHHPFTQFDNKLEDLDKLPKEKVRAKSYDLVLNGYELGSGSARIYDQKVQKKMFELIGMDEATQRNKFGFFLDALEYGVPPHCGIGLGIDRLLMILANQNTIRDVIAFPKNSKSEDVFTNAPSNVEEHQLDELFIKLSEKK